From the Aquitalea magnusonii genome, one window contains:
- a CDS encoding EAL domain-containing protein, translating into MQQPIKLLILEDQVILRKLISRQTGFFSRQATQIDEFSDPAEALRSAAETSYDLIITDIGMPGMSGIDFIKNLSAIGCRASLLIISGYDPRTLHTIADMARGQGMRSVHFLCKPYSIDQFLHCLNAVFFDMEQRDAALALNPQQLWQDCAAQPLSLEFRPVLGLLGRELRGMQVAGMRLPHGYLSLDAAFYRRLAVNPQLPVLILEMVMERLVQVLVNIPQSWRQGVLFSFYLDTSCLAHENLFDRYSALLRQHGLSCGQIGFMLEDGLHAGSSPVCFENIAKLKYFGFPLLADQLGAGRLTVSNLLRLPLQGLCLPVSTLKQLPAPQHDVAALLQCSGVEQAQLIISHVDGESELEAVMAAGHAQCGVCGEQIALQLGVDELSSYLAQQQTAGMPASQTGGAICDDMQGVNHVGRDGKAQNTGR; encoded by the coding sequence ATGCAGCAGCCAATCAAACTGCTTATTCTGGAAGATCAGGTTATCTTGCGTAAGCTGATTTCACGCCAGACCGGTTTTTTCAGTCGTCAGGCTACTCAGATTGATGAGTTCAGTGATCCGGCAGAAGCGCTGCGTAGCGCTGCGGAAACCAGCTATGACCTGATCATTACCGATATCGGCATGCCTGGCATGAGCGGTATCGACTTTATCAAGAATCTCAGCGCCATCGGCTGTCGGGCGTCCTTGCTGATCATTTCCGGCTATGACCCCCGTACACTGCACACCATTGCTGACATGGCTCGCGGGCAGGGGATGCGCAGTGTGCATTTTCTGTGCAAGCCTTACAGTATCGACCAGTTCCTGCATTGTTTGAATGCGGTGTTTTTCGATATGGAGCAGCGTGATGCCGCGCTGGCACTAAACCCGCAGCAGTTGTGGCAGGACTGTGCTGCTCAGCCGCTATCGCTGGAGTTCCGCCCGGTGCTGGGGCTGCTAGGACGCGAGCTGCGCGGCATGCAGGTAGCAGGTATGCGTTTGCCCCATGGCTACTTGTCACTGGATGCGGCCTTTTACCGCAGGCTGGCCGTCAATCCGCAATTGCCCGTCTTGATTCTGGAAATGGTAATGGAGCGGCTGGTACAGGTACTGGTCAACATTCCCCAATCGTGGCGGCAAGGCGTCTTGTTCAGCTTTTATCTCGATACCAGCTGCCTGGCCCATGAAAACCTGTTTGACCGCTATAGTGCCTTGTTGCGCCAGCATGGTCTGTCCTGCGGGCAGATAGGCTTCATGCTGGAGGATGGTTTGCATGCTGGCAGCTCGCCGGTGTGCTTCGAAAATATTGCCAAGCTGAAGTATTTTGGTTTTCCCTTGCTGGCGGATCAACTGGGTGCGGGCAGGCTGACCGTCAGCAATCTGCTGCGTTTACCGCTGCAGGGGCTGTGCCTGCCGGTTTCCACCCTGAAGCAACTGCCAGCACCGCAGCACGATGTGGCTGCCTTGCTGCAGTGCAGTGGGGTGGAGCAGGCACAGTTGATCATCAGTCATGTCGATGGCGAATCCGAACTGGAGGCCGTGATGGCCGCCGGCCATGCACAGTGCGGTGTCTGTGGAGAGCAGATTGCACTGCAGCTGGGTGTGGACGAACTATCATCTTATCTAGCACAACAGCAGACTGCCGGCATGCCAGCGAGCCAGACCGGCGGCGCAATATGTGATGACATGCAAGGGGTGAATCATGTCGGTCGAGATGGAAAAGCTCAAAATACTGGTCGTTGA
- a CDS encoding response regulator has translation MSVEMEKLKILVVDDQSLVRTLVSQSLQSMGIRSENISQAPDGSTAMRTLDMRMVDLVLCDVEMKPMNGLDLLKELRCGHTANASNLPFIILSGHADRSNVTVAVQLHADGFVVKPPKPVDVEKAITQALRRTRPEVDPFSYYGVDTGTDYDKKVFRRLFELRPEDLPDVPYETVTLHSAKPGSVLAEDLRSKSGHLLLPRGASISANQLAVLRNFSDRYGVHQLVIEIAHEPAVDDGHAVDASNHPG, from the coding sequence ATGTCGGTCGAGATGGAAAAGCTCAAAATACTGGTCGTTGATGATCAGTCACTGGTCAGGACGCTGGTCAGCCAGTCCTTGCAGTCCATGGGTATCCGGTCGGAGAACATTTCGCAGGCACCTGACGGCAGTACCGCGATGCGTACCTTGGATATGCGCATGGTGGATCTGGTGCTGTGTGATGTGGAAATGAAGCCGATGAACGGGCTGGATCTGCTGAAGGAGCTGCGGTGCGGACATACCGCCAATGCATCCAACCTGCCGTTCATCATTCTGTCCGGTCATGCCGACCGCAGCAATGTCACCGTGGCCGTGCAACTGCATGCGGATGGCTTTGTCGTTAAGCCGCCCAAGCCGGTGGATGTGGAAAAGGCAATCACCCAGGCGCTGCGCCGTACCCGTCCGGAAGTGGATCCTTTCAGCTATTACGGCGTGGATACCGGAACCGACTACGACAAGAAGGTATTCCGCAGATTGTTCGAGCTGCGGCCGGAAGATCTGCCGGATGTGCCGTATGAAACGGTGACCCTGCATAGTGCCAAACCCGGTTCGGTTCTGGCAGAGGATTTGCGTAGCAAGTCCGGACATTTGTTGCTGCCGCGTGGTGCCAGCATTTCCGCCAACCAGCTGGCGGTATTGCGTAATTTCAGTGACCGTTACGGCGTACATCAACTGGTGATCGAAATTGCGCATGAGCCGGCTGTGGATGATGGCCATGCCGTGGATGCCAGCAACCATCCCGGCTGA
- a CDS encoding two-component system sensor histidine kinase NtrB: protein MLDRPLPLTPRKALAFVNGFRALMLLVLLFMSMLQGTEGQPLVDGGARFYLWSVVYGALILCWFVLRTGKIAHTLQLSLAIAADILMIVLLMGMNGGVKSGYGMLLLPYLAVAGLLSSGRYALFYASIATASLFAYVGYEHVSNQMLFGSTTDLFQTGLLSLAGFVTSVVTYQLAKVARESEELALRRGGEIANLNRLNELVLQSQRDAVIVLDETGTVRQFNAQAVRYFPGMQRGILLPELTSVVERWRINSHSPMPVFVERNVRGRQLAGRMVPILAGDLRGVVMFLRDMADMAEEAKRIKLAALGRLTANIAHEIRNPLAAISHAGDLLAESAEDPATQRLTRIVRDNAKRINGLVEEVLMLGRRDRVKTETIKLSQFLADFLEQFGMAQPEAAGRILPIFYSTASVYFDRGHLEQILSNLVANAWRHSSRVHGAVRIEISQMESQVLIRVFDDGPGMSEDAQAHLFEPFFTTESSGTGLGLYIARELAEANDARLDYIPPGGVFRLSCHHAYE from the coding sequence ATGCTGGACCGCCCGCTACCGCTGACTCCGCGCAAGGCACTGGCCTTCGTCAACGGCTTCCGAGCCCTGATGTTGCTGGTGCTGCTGTTCATGTCGATGCTGCAAGGCACGGAAGGACAGCCGCTGGTCGACGGTGGGGCGCGCTTCTATCTGTGGTCGGTCGTGTATGGCGCGCTGATCCTCTGCTGGTTTGTCTTGCGTACCGGCAAGATTGCCCACACCCTGCAGCTGTCGCTGGCCATTGCGGCTGACATCCTGATGATCGTGTTGCTGATGGGCATGAACGGCGGGGTGAAAAGCGGCTATGGCATGCTGTTGCTGCCCTACCTGGCCGTGGCCGGATTGCTGTCCTCCGGGCGCTATGCCTTGTTCTATGCCTCCATCGCCACCGCCAGCCTGTTTGCTTATGTGGGGTACGAGCATGTCAGCAACCAGATGCTGTTCGGCAGCACCACCGACCTGTTCCAGACCGGGCTGCTGTCGCTGGCCGGCTTTGTCACCTCGGTGGTCACCTACCAGTTAGCCAAGGTGGCGCGCGAATCCGAAGAACTGGCCTTGCGCCGTGGCGGCGAAATCGCCAATCTGAACCGCTTGAACGAACTGGTGCTGCAAAGCCAGCGCGATGCCGTCATCGTGCTGGATGAAACCGGCACCGTGCGGCAATTCAATGCCCAGGCGGTACGTTACTTTCCCGGCATGCAGCGCGGCATCCTGCTGCCTGAGCTCACCTCGGTGGTGGAGCGCTGGCGCATCAACAGCCACTCGCCCATGCCGGTGTTTGTCGAGCGCAATGTGCGTGGCCGCCAACTGGCCGGCCGCATGGTGCCCATTCTGGCCGGCGACCTGCGTGGCGTGGTGATGTTCCTGCGCGATATGGCCGACATGGCCGAAGAGGCCAAACGCATCAAGCTGGCGGCGCTGGGCCGGCTGACCGCCAATATCGCCCACGAAATCCGCAACCCGCTGGCCGCCATCTCCCATGCGGGCGATCTGCTGGCCGAGAGCGCAGAGGACCCGGCTACCCAGCGGCTCACCCGCATCGTGCGCGACAACGCCAAGCGGATTAATGGTTTGGTGGAAGAAGTGCTGATGCTGGGCCGGCGTGACCGGGTCAAGACCGAAACCATCAAGCTGTCACAATTCCTGGCCGATTTTCTGGAACAGTTCGGCATGGCACAACCGGAAGCGGCCGGGCGCATACTGCCTATTTTCTACAGCACGGCCAGTGTCTACTTTGACCGCGGCCATCTGGAACAGATCCTGTCCAATCTGGTGGCCAATGCCTGGCGCCACTCCTCCCGTGTGCATGGTGCGGTACGCATCGAAATCAGCCAGATGGAATCCCAGGTACTGATTCGCGTATTTGATGATGGCCCCGGCATGAGCGAAGATGCACAAGCCCACCTGTTTGAACCCTTCTTCACCACTGAAAGCAGCGGCACCGGCCTGGGACTGTATATTGCCCGCGAACTGGCCGAAGCCAATGATGCCCGACTGGACTATATCCCGCCGGGCGGTGTTTTCCGTTTAAGCTGTCATCATGCCTATGAATAA
- a CDS encoding sigma-54-dependent transcriptional regulator, protein MNKNPLRVLVVDDEPDIRELLELTLIKMGLDVATAANVSDAKALLLREPFNLVLSDMRMPDGEGIEVVEFIAEQGLDIPSAIITAYGSTENAVKAMKAGAFDYLSKPISLAQLRTLVKSVLKVEGNGKPLSIERLVGDSPAMLEVRRMIDKLARSQAAVYISGESGTGKEQAARLIHEQSARAERPFVPVNCGAIPENLMESEFFGYRKGAFTGADSDRDGFFQQATGGTLFLDEVADLPLAMQVKLLRAIQEKKVRKLGSPQEEPVDARIICATHKDLAALVEAGQFRQDLYYRLNVLPLRMPPLRELRDDIPRFIGALLDRFATPENRPRLTPDAVKAMLAYNYPGNFRELENILERAIALAGEDKVDVADLQLTPCQPLDDSDSSPGYAGSEPLQAFLDRVEREAILKALDATRFNRTQAAKLLGLTFRSMRYRMDRLGIK, encoded by the coding sequence ATGAATAAAAATCCCCTGCGCGTGCTGGTGGTGGATGACGAGCCGGACATCCGCGAACTGCTCGAACTCACCCTGATCAAGATGGGCCTGGATGTAGCGACTGCTGCTAATGTCAGCGATGCCAAGGCGCTGCTGCTGCGCGAACCCTTCAATCTGGTCCTCAGCGATATGCGCATGCCAGATGGAGAAGGCATCGAAGTGGTCGAATTCATTGCCGAACAAGGACTGGACATTCCCAGCGCCATCATTACCGCCTATGGCAGTACCGAAAACGCCGTCAAGGCCATGAAAGCCGGGGCCTTCGATTACCTGTCCAAACCCATCAGCCTGGCACAATTACGCACGCTGGTGAAATCAGTATTAAAGGTAGAAGGCAATGGCAAGCCGCTTAGCATAGAGCGCCTGGTGGGTGACTCCCCCGCCATGCTGGAGGTGCGCCGCATGATAGACAAGCTGGCGCGCAGCCAGGCCGCCGTCTACATCAGTGGCGAATCCGGCACCGGCAAGGAACAGGCCGCTCGTCTGATTCACGAACAAAGTGCGCGCGCCGAACGGCCATTCGTGCCGGTCAATTGTGGAGCCATTCCGGAAAACCTGATGGAAAGTGAGTTCTTCGGTTACCGCAAAGGCGCATTCACCGGAGCAGACAGTGATCGCGACGGTTTTTTCCAGCAAGCTACCGGAGGCACGCTGTTTCTGGATGAAGTGGCCGATCTGCCGCTGGCCATGCAGGTCAAGCTGCTGCGTGCCATCCAGGAAAAGAAAGTGCGCAAGCTAGGCAGTCCGCAGGAGGAACCGGTCGATGCCCGCATCATCTGTGCCACCCATAAAGATCTGGCCGCGCTGGTCGAAGCCGGCCAGTTCCGCCAGGACCTTTACTACCGGCTCAATGTCCTGCCATTGCGCATGCCGCCGCTGCGCGAGCTGCGCGACGACATCCCGCGCTTCATCGGTGCCCTGCTGGACCGTTTCGCCACCCCGGAAAACCGCCCGCGCCTCACGCCGGATGCCGTCAAGGCCATGCTTGCCTATAACTACCCGGGTAATTTCCGCGAACTGGAAAACATTCTTGAGCGCGCCATTGCACTGGCAGGAGAAGACAAGGTTGATGTTGCCGACTTGCAGCTCACACCCTGCCAGCCGCTGGACGATTCCGATAGCAGCCCCGGCTATGCTGGGAGTGAACCGCTGCAAGCGTTCCTCGACCGGGTAGAGCGGGAAGCCATTCTCAAAGCACTGGATGCCACCCGCTTCAACCGCACCCAGGCAGCCAAGCTATTGGGCCTCACCTTTCGTTCCATGCGCTACCGCATGGATAGGCTGGGCATCAAATAA
- the tkt gene encoding transketolase, whose amino-acid sequence MVTRTELANAIRFLSMDAVEKAKSGHPGAPMGMADIAEVLWRDHLKHNPANPSWSNRDRFVLSNGHGSMLIYSLLHLTGYDLSIDDLKNFRQLHSKTPGHPEYGYAPGVETTTGPLGQGITNAVGMALAEKMLAAQFNRDGHTIVDHNTWVFLGDGCLMEGISHEACSLAGTWGLSKLIAFWDDNGISIDGHVEGWFTDNTPARFEAYGWQVIKNVNGHDPVEIATAIETAKKGDRPTLICCKTTIGFGSPNKQGTHDVHGAPLGAAEIAAAREKLNWPHAPFEIPADIYAAWSARDKGALAEIEWNKQFDAYRAAYPELAAEFERRMQGELPAAWAEARDAAIAKIVDAAQTVATRKASQIALEAFSPSLPEFVGGSADLTGSNLTNWSGSKWIDAAGNGNYISYGVREFGMAAIMNGMTLHGGLRPYGGTFLMFSEYARNALRMASLMKINPVFVFTHDSIGLGEDGPTHQPVEQVATLRLIPNHHTWRPCDTTEAAVAWAHAIEQKTTPSSLILSRQNLPFVQRDAQQIKDIARGGYVLRDAADARAVLIATGSEVELALKAQEALAAEGIAVRVVSMPCTNVFDQQDKTWQQSVLPAGLPRLAIEAGVPDFWRKYVGLEGDVVGIAHFGESAPAGVLFKEFGFTVDNVVAKTKNIIQ is encoded by the coding sequence ATGGTCACCCGAACCGAGCTAGCCAACGCCATTCGTTTCCTATCCATGGATGCAGTGGAGAAGGCCAAATCCGGTCACCCCGGCGCCCCGATGGGCATGGCTGATATCGCCGAAGTGCTGTGGCGCGATCACCTGAAGCACAATCCCGCCAATCCTTCCTGGTCCAACCGTGACCGCTTCGTGCTCTCCAACGGGCACGGCTCCATGCTCATCTACAGCCTGCTGCACCTCACCGGCTACGATCTGTCCATCGACGACCTCAAGAACTTCCGCCAACTGCATTCCAAAACGCCGGGCCACCCGGAATACGGCTATGCACCGGGCGTGGAAACCACCACTGGCCCGCTAGGCCAGGGCATTACCAATGCGGTGGGCATGGCGCTGGCCGAAAAAATGCTGGCCGCCCAGTTCAACCGTGACGGCCATACCATTGTTGACCACAACACCTGGGTATTCCTGGGTGACGGTTGCCTGATGGAAGGCATCAGCCACGAAGCCTGCTCGCTGGCTGGCACCTGGGGCCTCTCCAAGCTGATCGCCTTCTGGGACGACAACGGCATCTCCATCGACGGCCACGTTGAAGGCTGGTTCACCGACAACACCCCGGCCCGCTTCGAAGCCTACGGCTGGCAGGTGATCAAGAACGTCAACGGTCACGATCCGGTGGAAATCGCCACCGCCATCGAAACCGCCAAGAAGGGCGACCGCCCGACGCTGATCTGCTGCAAGACCACCATCGGCTTTGGCTCGCCCAACAAGCAAGGCACCCACGACGTACACGGCGCACCGCTGGGCGCGGCCGAAATTGCCGCCGCCCGCGAAAAGCTGAACTGGCCGCATGCGCCGTTTGAAATTCCGGCCGACATCTACGCTGCCTGGAGCGCCCGCGACAAGGGCGCACTGGCCGAGATCGAATGGAACAAGCAGTTTGACGCCTACCGCGCCGCTTACCCGGAACTGGCTGCCGAATTCGAACGCCGCATGCAGGGCGAACTGCCGGCAGCCTGGGCCGAAGCCCGCGATGCCGCCATTGCCAAGATCGTCGACGCTGCCCAAACCGTGGCCACCCGCAAGGCCAGCCAGATTGCACTGGAAGCCTTCTCGCCCAGCCTGCCTGAATTTGTAGGCGGTTCGGCCGACCTGACCGGCTCCAACCTCACCAACTGGTCTGGTTCCAAGTGGATCGACGCCGCCGGCAACGGCAACTACATCAGCTATGGCGTACGCGAGTTCGGCATGGCCGCCATCATGAACGGCATGACGCTGCACGGCGGCCTGCGCCCCTACGGCGGCACCTTCCTGATGTTCAGCGAATATGCCCGCAATGCGCTGCGCATGGCCTCGCTGATGAAGATCAACCCGGTGTTTGTGTTTACCCACGACTCCATCGGCCTGGGTGAAGACGGCCCCACCCACCAACCGGTGGAACAAGTGGCCACGCTGCGCCTGATCCCGAATCACCACACCTGGCGTCCGTGCGACACCACCGAAGCCGCGGTGGCCTGGGCACATGCCATCGAACAGAAAACCACCCCGAGCAGCCTGATCCTCAGCCGCCAGAACCTGCCCTTCGTGCAGCGTGATGCGCAGCAGATCAAGGACATTGCCCGTGGCGGCTACGTGCTGCGCGATGCGGCCGATGCCCGCGCCGTGCTGATTGCCACCGGTTCGGAAGTGGAACTGGCGCTGAAGGCACAGGAAGCACTGGCAGCCGAAGGCATTGCGGTACGCGTGGTGTCCATGCCTTGCACCAATGTGTTCGACCAGCAGGACAAGACCTGGCAGCAAAGCGTGCTGCCGGCCGGTCTGCCGCGCCTGGCCATTGAAGCCGGGGTGCCGGACTTCTGGCGCAAGTATGTCGGTCTGGAAGGCGACGTGGTGGGCATAGCCCACTTCGGCGAATCCGCCCCGGCTGGCGTACTGTTCAAGGAATTCGGCTTCACCGTCGATAATGTCGTCGCCAAAACCAAGAACATCATTCAATAA
- the parC gene encoding DNA topoisomerase IV subunit A: MQPPVTPPAPPADAQSGDWIPLDQYAERAYLEYAMSVVKGRALPEVADGQKPVQRRILYAMRDMGLVHGAKPVKSARVVGEILGKYHPHGDSSAYEALVRMAQDFTLRYPLIDGQGNFGSRDGDGAAAMRYTEARLTPIAELLLGEIDMGTVDFQPNYDGAFEEPALLPARLPMVLLNGASGIAVGMATEIPPHNLTEVARGCLALLANPELTTRQLMDYIPGPDFPGGGQIITPFDDILAAYEGGRGSVRVRAKWEVEKLARGQWRVIVSELPPGSSAQKVLAEIEEATNPKLKTGKKALTQEQQNLKSLMLSLLDRVRDESDSQNPVRLVFEPKSSRQDPDEFINILLAQTSLEGNASMNLVMIGLDGRPAQKGLKAILSEWIAFRRSTVTRRLKHRLGQVEKRIHILEGRMIAFIHIDEVIRVIRESDEPKPDLMKAFGLSEAQAEDILEIRLRQLARLEGFKLEKELSELREEREGLRHVLDTPDALTRLIRDEIMADTAKYGDQRRSEIKAAERAVLTQTIADEPVTIILSQKGWIRARVGHNVDLSALAFKDGDALHTVVETRTVWSVIVLDNKGRAYTIDPADVPTGRGDGVPVASLVDLQDGAKPAQMISGKDEARFVVAGSGGYGFVAKLSDMAGRVKAGKAFITLDDGESVITPVAVAAHADLTALRLVAAADNGRLLAFPAGELKEMAKGRGLMLMSLEAGESVTAIGLVKGDKALLATVSVRGKVADEKLALAEFDAKRGKKGKLMPKKWTVSAIGDLPSVETD; the protein is encoded by the coding sequence ATGCAGCCGCCCGTGACACCGCCCGCTCCGCCGGCAGATGCGCAGTCGGGCGACTGGATTCCGCTGGACCAGTATGCCGAGCGTGCCTATCTGGAATACGCCATGAGCGTGGTCAAGGGCCGCGCGCTGCCGGAAGTGGCCGACGGCCAGAAGCCGGTGCAGCGCCGCATTCTGTATGCCATGCGCGACATGGGCCTGGTGCATGGGGCCAAGCCGGTCAAGTCGGCCCGTGTGGTGGGTGAAATTCTGGGCAAATACCACCCGCACGGCGACAGCTCGGCTTACGAGGCGCTGGTGCGCATGGCGCAGGACTTCACCCTGCGCTACCCGCTGATCGACGGTCAGGGCAACTTCGGCAGCCGCGATGGCGACGGTGCCGCCGCCATGCGTTACACCGAAGCACGGCTGACGCCGATTGCCGAGCTGCTGCTGGGCGAAATCGACATGGGCACGGTGGATTTCCAGCCCAATTATGACGGCGCTTTTGAAGAGCCCGCCCTGCTGCCGGCGCGCCTGCCCATGGTGCTGCTCAACGGTGCTTCCGGCATTGCCGTGGGCATGGCCACGGAAATCCCGCCGCATAACCTCACCGAGGTGGCGCGCGGCTGCCTGGCCTTGCTGGCCAACCCGGAGCTGACGACCCGCCAGCTGATGGACTACATCCCCGGCCCGGATTTTCCCGGTGGTGGCCAGATCATCACGCCTTTCGACGATATCCTGGCTGCTTACGAAGGTGGCCGTGGCAGCGTACGCGTGCGGGCCAAGTGGGAAGTGGAAAAACTGGCACGTGGCCAGTGGCGCGTCATCGTGTCCGAGCTGCCACCCGGTTCTTCCGCACAGAAGGTGCTGGCCGAGATTGAAGAAGCCACCAACCCCAAGCTCAAGACCGGCAAGAAGGCGCTGACGCAAGAACAGCAAAACCTCAAGAGCCTGATGCTGTCGCTGCTGGACCGCGTGCGCGACGAATCGGACAGCCAGAATCCGGTGCGGCTGGTGTTCGAACCCAAGTCCAGCCGGCAGGACCCGGACGAGTTCATCAACATCCTGCTGGCGCAAACCAGCCTGGAAGGCAATGCCTCGATGAACCTGGTGATGATCGGTCTGGACGGTCGCCCGGCGCAGAAGGGCCTCAAGGCCATTCTGAGCGAGTGGATCGCCTTCCGCCGCAGCACTGTCACCCGCCGCCTCAAGCACCGCCTGGGCCAGGTGGAAAAGCGCATCCATATTCTGGAAGGCCGCATGATTGCCTTCATCCATATCGATGAAGTCATCCGCGTCATCCGCGAATCGGACGAACCCAAGCCCGACCTGATGAAAGCCTTCGGCTTGTCCGAAGCGCAGGCCGAGGACATTCTGGAAATCCGCCTGCGCCAACTGGCGCGGCTGGAAGGCTTCAAGCTGGAAAAGGAATTGTCCGAGCTGCGCGAAGAACGCGAAGGTCTGCGCCATGTGCTGGATACGCCGGACGCCCTTACCCGCCTGATCCGCGACGAGATCATGGCCGACACCGCCAAGTACGGCGACCAGCGTCGCAGTGAAATCAAGGCAGCCGAGCGTGCAGTGCTGACCCAGACCATCGCCGACGAGCCGGTCACCATCATCCTGTCGCAAAAAGGCTGGATCCGCGCCCGCGTCGGCCACAATGTCGACCTGTCGGCGCTGGCCTTCAAGGATGGCGACGCGCTGCACACCGTGGTGGAAACCCGTACCGTGTGGTCGGTCATCGTGCTGGACAACAAGGGCCGCGCCTACACCATCGACCCGGCAGATGTGCCCACCGGTCGTGGCGACGGTGTGCCGGTGGCCTCGCTGGTGGATTTGCAGGATGGCGCCAAGCCGGCGCAGATGATCTCCGGCAAGGATGAAGCCCGCTTCGTGGTGGCCGGTTCCGGCGGTTATGGTTTTGTGGCCAAGCTGTCCGACATGGCGGGCCGGGTCAAGGCGGGCAAGGCCTTCATCACGCTGGACGATGGCGAAAGCGTCATCACCCCGGTGGCAGTGGCCGCCCATGCCGACCTGACCGCCCTGCGCCTGGTGGCCGCGGCGGACAATGGCCGTCTGCTGGCCTTCCCGGCCGGCGAGCTGAAGGAAATGGCCAAGGGCCGTGGCCTGATGCTGATGAGTCTGGAGGCGGGTGAATCTGTCACCGCCATCGGCCTCGTCAAGGGCGACAAGGCGCTGTTGGCCACGGTATCGGTGCGCGGCAAGGTGGCGGACGAAAAGCTGGCGCTGGCCGAGTTCGACGCCAAGCGCGGCAAGAAAGGCAAGCTGATGCCAAAGAAATGGACCGTATCCGCCATTGGTGATCTGCCTTCGGTCGAGACCGACTGA
- a CDS encoding GNAT family N-acetyltransferase: MASLLQWQCHPFDGFSPLALYEMLQLRDRVFVLEQQSIYGDVDGVDLHCHHLLGRDGHGKLLAYARLIAPGEKYPDASAIGRVVLEPAARGKGLGQQLLAEAVAHCLHLWPAAPIMLSAQTSAQGLYERFGFVAVSQPYDDGGILHVDMRRSTVSH, from the coding sequence ATGGCCAGCCTGTTGCAGTGGCAATGCCACCCGTTTGACGGCTTTTCCCCGCTTGCGCTGTATGAAATGCTGCAGTTGCGCGACCGGGTATTCGTACTGGAACAACAATCCATCTATGGCGATGTGGATGGCGTGGACCTGCACTGTCACCACCTGCTGGGCCGCGATGGTCACGGCAAATTGCTGGCTTACGCACGCCTGATTGCACCGGGCGAGAAGTATCCGGATGCCAGCGCCATCGGCCGCGTGGTACTGGAACCAGCAGCACGTGGCAAGGGCCTGGGCCAGCAATTGCTGGCGGAAGCGGTGGCGCACTGCCTGCACCTGTGGCCCGCCGCCCCCATCATGCTGTCGGCCCAGACCTCCGCCCAGGGGCTGTATGAGCGCTTCGGCTTTGTCGCGGTGTCACAGCCTTATGACGATGGCGGCATCCTGCACGTGGACATGCGGCGCAGCACAGTTAGTCACTGA
- a CDS encoding BPSS1780 family membrane protein, with amino-acid sequence MQTDFPARINARRVGHVRGWRWIVEAFYLVRQQPLTWMLLAGGYLLIHFAVAAIPLLGPPLTFFLGPIFAGGFVLAAQQAEHGSELRLSVLFAGFRQAPRALLNVGMLYLGLLLLAMMLLSAAMPLLGIHMIAGQNAQELPRLEGPVSLFMLLSAALMFLLSLCYWFAPALVVLNGLGPWQALRDSFRAGMANWPAVLLSAFMLALLLFLALLPLGLGLLLWFPVLYVTAYTGWKDLFAPQAD; translated from the coding sequence ATGCAGACTGATTTCCCCGCACGCATCAATGCACGCCGGGTTGGCCATGTACGTGGCTGGCGCTGGATCGTGGAAGCGTTTTATCTGGTACGGCAGCAGCCGCTGACCTGGATGCTGCTGGCCGGTGGCTATCTGCTCATTCATTTTGCCGTGGCCGCCATTCCCCTGCTGGGGCCGCCGCTTACCTTTTTCCTGGGGCCGATCTTTGCCGGTGGTTTCGTACTGGCGGCGCAGCAGGCAGAGCATGGCAGCGAACTGAGGCTGAGCGTGCTGTTTGCCGGTTTCCGGCAGGCACCCCGCGCCCTGCTCAATGTCGGCATGCTCTATCTGGGGCTGTTGTTGCTGGCGATGATGCTGCTCAGCGCGGCCATGCCGCTGCTGGGCATCCACATGATTGCCGGGCAGAATGCGCAGGAGCTGCCCAGGCTGGAAGGCCCGGTCAGCTTGTTCATGTTGCTCAGCGCTGCGCTGATGTTTCTGCTCAGCCTGTGCTACTGGTTTGCGCCGGCACTGGTGGTGCTGAACGGGCTGGGACCGTGGCAAGCCTTGCGTGACAGCTTCCGCGCCGGCATGGCCAACTGGCCGGCGGTGCTGCTCAGTGCCTTCATGCTGGCCCTGCTGCTATTTCTGGCCCTGTTGCCGCTGGGGCTGGGTTTGCTGCTGTGGTTTCCGGTGCTGTATGTCACTGCCTACACCGGCTGGAAAGACCTGTTCGCACCGCAGGCGGATTAA